A single genomic interval of Nocardioides nitrophenolicus harbors:
- a CDS encoding ABC transporter permease produces MNSFLRESWIVFNRQLRMNLRNPAWVIIGMLQPVLYLLLFGPLLEPVIAQLGGNKYTWFVPGMLVQLGIFGAFFAGFSLIGEWREGVIEAERVTPAHRSALLFGRLYRDLLQLFVQAVILVGLGLILGMDASFGGIVVGVVLTLMLGGACAAASNALALTTKSEDVMAPVINVVMMPVLLLSGILLPMSFGAGWLERLSDFMPIRHVVDAVRAAFFGDFDSSMLWGVGWTVVLFGLAVWWGTSVFKKENA; encoded by the coding sequence GTGAACAGCTTCCTGCGCGAGTCCTGGATCGTCTTCAACCGGCAGCTGCGGATGAACCTGCGCAACCCGGCGTGGGTGATCATCGGCATGCTCCAGCCGGTGCTCTACCTGCTGCTGTTCGGCCCCCTGCTCGAGCCGGTGATCGCCCAGCTCGGCGGCAACAAGTACACCTGGTTCGTGCCCGGCATGCTCGTCCAGCTCGGCATCTTCGGCGCCTTCTTCGCCGGCTTCTCGCTCATCGGCGAGTGGCGCGAGGGTGTCATCGAGGCCGAGCGGGTCACCCCCGCCCACCGTTCCGCCCTGCTGTTCGGCCGGCTCTACCGCGACCTGCTCCAGCTCTTCGTGCAGGCCGTGATCCTGGTCGGCCTCGGCCTGATCCTCGGCATGGACGCCTCCTTCGGCGGCATCGTGGTCGGCGTCGTGCTCACCTTGATGCTCGGCGGCGCCTGCGCGGCGGCGTCCAACGCGCTCGCCCTCACCACCAAGAGCGAGGACGTGATGGCGCCGGTCATCAACGTCGTGATGATGCCGGTGCTGCTCCTCAGCGGCATCCTGCTCCCGATGAGCTTCGGCGCCGGCTGGCTCGAGCGACTCAGCGACTTCATGCCGATCCGCCACGTCGTCGACGCCGTCCGCGCCGCGTTCTTCGGCGACTTCGACAGCTCGATGCTCTGGGGCGTCGGCTGGACGGTCGTGCTGTTCGGGCTGGCCGTGTGGTGGGGGACCTCGGTGTTCAAGAAGGAGAACGCCTAA
- a CDS encoding serine/threonine-protein kinase, whose translation MSPYPGPGDPGAPASVGARIGRFRILEQLGQGGMGVVYRAMEESLGREVALKVIAPLFAHDPEFRERFTREARAQASLESAHVVAVYAHGEEDGHLYIASQLISGGDLGHLIRTEGVPSLVEALEIIEQVTSGLADAHDAGLVHRDIKPGNVLVRRRPGSVRAYLADFGIARRMNADATRFSSTAAGTPSYMAPELHGGARASAVSDLYALGCLLWVTLTGRPPYLGDSEYQLIAAHVRDPVPQLAGTSAMVHATNRILRTAMGKDPADRYQRAAEMSADLQAALRLPVTPGAAQPEERGATAVRPVARPVARPVAAAPPAPATTMPPPPANPAPFVATPPPTPPPAPPPTPPPAPASPVQTASAGPAGPPRRSGPGVRTWLLLALLAVLLATGIGVAAALLTRDGGPSGDDAFLDQPAKDIVRASEKDMAVVETARIRGEFADGSDTVKVDVVATTRGDCKGKLTSTSSGGSAEILHVGDTTWLRADAKFWDGTLGAGTAALVLRLVGDKWVVDDSMADSIDSFCDLDELLERDGRENATAKSLGTTTVGGQRAVRIEQTEGSQREVLSIRVAEPHYVLRIDESDVDHFEFSEIDQDATIEAPDPALILDLDELLAGLPGGAG comes from the coding sequence GTGTCCCCCTATCCCGGCCCCGGCGATCCGGGCGCGCCCGCCTCGGTGGGTGCGCGGATCGGGCGGTTCCGGATCCTCGAGCAGCTCGGTCAGGGCGGCATGGGTGTCGTGTACCGCGCGATGGAGGAGAGCCTCGGCCGCGAGGTGGCGCTGAAGGTCATCGCGCCGCTGTTCGCGCACGACCCCGAGTTCCGGGAGCGGTTCACCCGCGAGGCCCGGGCCCAGGCGTCGCTCGAGTCGGCCCACGTCGTGGCGGTCTACGCCCACGGCGAGGAGGACGGCCACCTCTACATCGCCAGCCAGCTGATCTCCGGCGGCGACCTCGGTCACCTGATCCGCACCGAGGGCGTGCCGTCGCTGGTGGAGGCGCTGGAGATCATCGAGCAGGTCACCAGCGGGCTCGCCGACGCACACGACGCCGGGCTGGTGCACCGCGACATCAAGCCCGGCAACGTGCTGGTACGCCGGCGCCCCGGCTCGGTGCGCGCCTATCTCGCCGACTTCGGCATCGCCCGGCGGATGAACGCCGACGCGACCCGGTTCAGCTCGACGGCGGCCGGTACGCCGTCGTACATGGCTCCGGAGCTGCACGGCGGCGCCCGCGCCAGCGCGGTCAGCGACCTCTACGCGCTGGGCTGCCTGCTCTGGGTGACCCTGACCGGGCGACCGCCGTACCTCGGCGACTCGGAGTACCAGCTGATCGCCGCCCACGTGCGCGACCCGGTCCCGCAGCTGGCCGGCACCAGTGCGATGGTGCACGCCACCAACCGGATCCTGCGGACCGCGATGGGCAAGGACCCGGCGGACCGCTACCAGCGCGCCGCCGAGATGAGCGCGGACCTGCAGGCCGCGCTGCGGCTCCCGGTCACGCCCGGGGCCGCGCAGCCCGAGGAGCGGGGCGCCACCGCCGTGCGCCCGGTGGCCCGCCCGGTCGCCCGCCCGGTCGCCGCCGCTCCGCCCGCGCCGGCGACGACGATGCCGCCGCCGCCCGCGAACCCGGCCCCGTTCGTCGCGACACCACCGCCGACACCACCGCCGGCGCCACCGCCGACACCACCGCCGGCGCCGGCGTCTCCCGTCCAGACCGCGTCGGCGGGTCCGGCCGGTCCGCCGCGACGGAGCGGACCCGGCGTGCGGACCTGGCTGCTGCTCGCCCTGCTCGCCGTCCTGCTGGCGACCGGGATCGGCGTCGCCGCCGCCCTGCTGACCCGCGACGGCGGCCCGAGCGGCGACGACGCCTTCCTCGACCAGCCGGCCAAGGACATCGTCCGCGCGTCGGAGAAGGACATGGCCGTCGTCGAGACGGCGCGGATCCGCGGCGAGTTCGCCGACGGCTCCGACACGGTGAAGGTCGACGTCGTCGCCACCACCCGTGGCGACTGCAAGGGCAAGCTGACCTCGACCAGCTCGGGTGGCAGCGCCGAGATCCTCCACGTCGGCGACACGACCTGGCTGCGCGCCGACGCGAAGTTCTGGGACGGCACCCTCGGCGCCGGCACGGCGGCCCTGGTCCTGCGCCTGGTCGGCGACAAGTGGGTCGTCGACGACTCGATGGCCGACAGCATCGACTCCTTCTGCGACCTCGACGAGCTGCTCGAGCGCGACGGGCGTGAGAACGCCACCGCGAAGAGCCTCGGCACGACCACGGTCGGCGGCCAGCGCGCGGTCCGGATCGAGCAGACCGAGGGCTCCCAGCGGGAGGTGCTCAGCATCCGGGTGGCCGAGCCCCACTACGTGCTGCGGATCGACGAGTCCGACGTCGACCACTTCGAGTTCTCCGAGATCGACCAGGACGCGACCATCGAGGCGCCCGACCCGGCGCTGATCCTGGACCTCGACGAGCTGCTCGCCGGGTTGCCGGGTGGCGCGGGCTGA
- a CDS encoding class I SAM-dependent methyltransferase, translating to MTGVTGVTGVSSADLLERWDRQQAAYIAEREGRFAAMLDVLDLQCGGEPAVVVDLACGPGSLSFRVLERFPRARVLGVDHDPALLALAREAGERYGDRVAFVDDDLTADGWVERLRAHVGDEPVAGVVSTTALHWLSPAQLVAAYRDARDLLADDGVLLDGDHFRYDHRQPRLRSWAAEHDRRTQEAAFDRGAEPWDTWWSELSARAGYAELVAERDRRFADRPAPEATGVGFRLAALAQAGFAEHGTVWQLFDDFVVYGVA from the coding sequence GTGACCGGGGTGACCGGGGTGACCGGGGTGAGCAGCGCCGACCTGCTCGAGCGCTGGGACCGGCAGCAGGCGGCGTACATCGCCGAGCGCGAGGGCCGCTTCGCCGCGATGCTCGACGTCCTCGACCTGCAGTGCGGCGGCGAGCCGGCCGTCGTGGTCGACCTGGCGTGCGGGCCCGGCTCGCTTTCGTTCCGGGTGCTGGAGCGCTTCCCCCGGGCGCGGGTGCTCGGCGTCGACCACGACCCGGCGCTGCTGGCGCTGGCCCGTGAGGCCGGCGAGCGGTACGGCGACCGGGTGGCCTTCGTGGACGACGACCTCACCGCCGACGGCTGGGTCGAGCGCCTGCGGGCGCACGTCGGGGACGAGCCGGTCGCGGGCGTCGTCTCGACGACGGCGCTGCACTGGCTCTCGCCCGCCCAGCTGGTCGCGGCCTACCGCGACGCCCGCGACCTGCTCGCCGACGACGGCGTCCTGCTCGACGGCGACCACTTCCGCTACGACCACCGGCAGCCGCGGCTGCGCTCCTGGGCGGCCGAGCACGACCGGCGTACCCAGGAGGCGGCGTTCGACCGGGGCGCCGAGCCGTGGGACACCTGGTGGTCGGAGCTGTCCGCCCGCGCCGGGTACGCCGAGCTGGTCGCCGAGCGCGACCGGCGCTTCGCGGACCGGCCGGCGCCGGAGGCGACCGGTGTCGGCTTCCGGCTCGCGGCGCTGGCGCAGGCCGGGTTCGCCGAGCACGGCACGGTGTGGCAGCTCTTCGACGACTTCGTCGTCTACGGGGTGGCTTGA
- a CDS encoding ABC transporter substrate-binding protein, translating into MRHPTRSSSALLLSGVLLLGALTGCGSTDADDPGAAAPPTSDAGYPVGLANCDVDVTVTAPIERAVAVNQPALELLLALGLGDRMAGYAISDDSVLPALEAERAKVEPFAAEFPSFESVLDRDPDLLYTTFDYTFTDEGIADRGRFTELGVPTYQSPSECAGQEAEVQHRLTLDDQYAEITDIARLFGVPDRGAELVADLRRRAEAAQPAQQAAGTGEITFAWWYAATKTPYIAGCCGAPGLMTRAVGATNAFEDSDQYWPEIGWESLLERDPTVLVLADLGRGGDGDSARAKIDFLESDPVARRLTAVKERRYIILDGTTMDPSIRNVDGIEQLAAGLRDLGLAG; encoded by the coding sequence ATGCGCCACCCCACCCGTTCCTCCTCCGCCCTGCTCCTGAGCGGCGTCCTGCTGCTCGGCGCGCTGACCGGCTGCGGCTCCACCGACGCCGACGACCCGGGCGCGGCCGCGCCACCGACCTCCGACGCCGGCTACCCGGTCGGGCTCGCCAACTGTGACGTCGACGTGACCGTGACCGCGCCGATCGAGCGGGCCGTGGCCGTCAACCAGCCCGCGCTCGAGCTGCTCCTCGCGCTCGGCCTCGGCGACCGGATGGCCGGCTACGCCATCAGCGACGACAGCGTGCTGCCCGCGCTCGAGGCCGAGCGGGCGAAGGTGGAGCCGTTCGCGGCGGAGTTCCCGTCCTTCGAGTCGGTGCTCGACCGCGACCCGGACCTCCTCTACACCACCTTCGACTACACCTTCACCGACGAGGGCATCGCCGACCGCGGGCGGTTCACCGAGCTCGGCGTGCCGACGTACCAGTCGCCGAGCGAGTGCGCCGGGCAGGAGGCCGAGGTCCAGCACCGGCTCACCCTCGACGACCAGTACGCCGAGATCACCGACATCGCGCGGCTGTTCGGCGTGCCCGACAGGGGCGCGGAGCTGGTCGCCGACCTGAGGCGCCGCGCCGAGGCGGCCCAGCCGGCCCAGCAGGCCGCGGGCACGGGCGAGATCACCTTCGCGTGGTGGTACGCCGCCACGAAGACCCCCTACATCGCGGGCTGCTGCGGCGCACCCGGCCTGATGACCCGTGCGGTCGGGGCCACCAACGCGTTCGAGGACTCCGACCAGTACTGGCCCGAGATCGGCTGGGAGAGCCTGCTCGAGCGCGACCCGACGGTGCTCGTGCTCGCCGACCTGGGCCGCGGCGGCGACGGCGACAGCGCCCGGGCGAAGATCGACTTCCTCGAGTCCGACCCGGTCGCCCGTCGGCTGACCGCGGTCAAGGAGAGGCGCTACATCATTCTCGACGGCACCACGATGGACCCGTCGATCCGCAACGTCGACGGCATCGAGCAGCTCGCCGCCGGCCTGCGCGACCTGGGGCTGGCGGGGTGA
- a CDS encoding PadR family transcriptional regulator, whose product MAAHDTRMLLLGAVALFEPVNGYQIRRELLSWSVDDWAHLNPGSIYNGLATLTKQGFLVRHDLDDGGREVAVYESTATGRTELERLVTAGLEEVSVVDRKAFSAAFGLLPLVPPENALRSLVRRRVALEQLVARLATPPEPGDAPPHALRGVVMWLDLAVAELAWLRETIEELEAGRLALDATTWTPPADDPGWQMNADRERYRALLGG is encoded by the coding sequence ATGGCCGCCCACGACACCCGGATGCTGCTCCTGGGCGCGGTCGCGCTCTTCGAGCCGGTCAACGGCTACCAGATCCGCCGTGAGCTGCTGTCGTGGAGCGTCGACGACTGGGCCCACCTCAACCCGGGCTCGATCTACAACGGCCTGGCCACGTTGACCAAGCAGGGCTTCCTGGTGCGCCACGACCTCGACGACGGCGGCCGGGAGGTTGCGGTCTACGAGTCGACGGCGACCGGGCGCACCGAGCTCGAGCGCCTGGTGACCGCCGGCCTCGAGGAGGTCAGCGTCGTCGACCGCAAGGCGTTCAGCGCGGCCTTCGGACTGCTTCCGCTCGTCCCGCCCGAGAACGCGCTGCGGTCCCTGGTACGCCGACGGGTCGCCCTGGAGCAGCTGGTCGCCCGGCTCGCCACCCCGCCCGAGCCCGGCGACGCCCCGCCGCACGCCCTGCGCGGCGTGGTGATGTGGCTCGATCTCGCGGTGGCCGAGCTGGCCTGGCTGCGCGAGACCATCGAGGAGCTCGAGGCGGGCCGACTCGCGCTCGACGCGACGACCTGGACGCCGCCCGCGGACGACCCGGGCTGGCAGATGAACGCCGACCGCGAGCGGTACCGGGCGCTCCTCGGCGGCTGA
- a CDS encoding ABC transporter ATP-binding protein — MSLHARAVSWRRGGRLVVDDVSLDVPESATVGLLGPNGSGKSSLLRLLAGSRRPSSGVVTLDDLPVRQWRRRTLARRVAVVDQHADTTVALTVADVVALGRIPHQGPWRPHDAADDAAVAAAADAVGIGHLLDRGWDALSGGERQRAQLARALAQEPRELLLDEPTNHLDVAHQLELLTLVRRLPVTAVIALHDLNLAAQFCDLLLVLREGRVVAGGPPLEALTPELVAEVYDVRAQVVADAHGTWVRILGRR; from the coding sequence ATGAGCCTGCACGCGCGGGCCGTCAGCTGGCGGCGCGGGGGCCGGCTGGTCGTCGACGACGTGTCGCTGGACGTGCCCGAGAGCGCCACGGTCGGCCTGCTCGGGCCGAACGGGTCCGGGAAGTCCTCGCTGCTGCGCCTGCTCGCCGGGAGCCGGCGCCCGTCGTCCGGCGTGGTCACCCTCGACGACCTCCCGGTGCGTCAGTGGCGACGGCGCACCCTGGCCCGCCGGGTCGCCGTCGTCGACCAGCACGCCGACACGACCGTGGCCCTCACGGTCGCCGACGTCGTGGCGCTCGGCCGGATCCCGCACCAGGGGCCGTGGCGCCCGCACGACGCCGCCGACGACGCCGCCGTGGCGGCCGCGGCCGACGCCGTCGGGATCGGCCACCTGCTCGACCGCGGCTGGGACGCGCTGTCCGGCGGCGAGCGGCAGCGCGCCCAGCTGGCGCGGGCCCTGGCCCAGGAGCCGCGCGAGCTGCTCCTCGACGAGCCCACCAACCATCTCGACGTCGCCCACCAGCTCGAGCTGCTCACCCTGGTCCGCCGGCTGCCCGTCACCGCGGTCATCGCGCTGCACGACCTCAACCTCGCCGCCCAGTTCTGCGATCTGCTGCTCGTGCTGCGCGAAGGGCGGGTGGTGGCCGGTGGACCGCCGCTGGAGGCACTGACCCCCGAGCTGGTCGCGGAGGTGTACGACGTGCGGGCCCAGGTGGTCGCCGACGCGCACGGCACGTGGGTGCGGATCCTCGGCCGGCGCTGA
- a CDS encoding ATP-binding cassette domain-containing protein codes for MIEARGLVQTFHSGQGKQKKEVHAVRGVDLDVEEGEVVGFLGPNGAGKTTTLRMLTTLLKPTAGTATVAGFDVATQAVDVRRSIGYCSQVGSTFSGAYAGDEVVDHGMLYGMSKKAAVAKGQELFDKLQLDGLWRRMPKNMSGGQKRRLDIAMALIHSPGLVFLDEPTTGLDPQARINLWQHIADLRAKEGATVFLTTHYLDEADALADRIVIIDKGEIVASDTADNLKAAVAGDLVDLEVATEEQVAVARDKLASISADVEVDGQHVRGRVARAGKAVPGLLRDLESSGVGLESIEVVRPTLDDVFLTLTGRSLRDAEAAAEAKDPADVPTEGAPA; via the coding sequence ATGATCGAGGCACGAGGGCTCGTGCAGACCTTCCACAGCGGACAGGGCAAGCAGAAGAAGGAGGTCCACGCCGTGCGGGGCGTCGACCTCGACGTCGAGGAGGGCGAGGTCGTCGGCTTCCTCGGCCCCAACGGCGCCGGCAAGACCACCACCCTGCGGATGCTGACCACGCTGCTCAAGCCGACGGCCGGCACCGCCACCGTCGCCGGCTTCGACGTCGCGACCCAGGCGGTCGACGTACGCCGCAGCATCGGCTACTGCTCCCAGGTGGGCTCGACCTTCTCCGGCGCCTACGCCGGCGACGAGGTCGTCGACCACGGGATGCTCTACGGCATGTCCAAGAAGGCCGCGGTCGCCAAGGGCCAGGAGCTCTTCGACAAGCTCCAGCTCGACGGGCTGTGGCGGCGGATGCCGAAGAACATGTCGGGCGGCCAGAAGCGCCGCCTCGACATCGCGATGGCGCTGATCCACTCCCCCGGCCTGGTGTTCCTCGACGAGCCCACCACCGGCCTCGACCCGCAGGCACGGATCAACCTGTGGCAGCACATCGCGGACCTGCGGGCCAAGGAGGGCGCGACCGTCTTCCTGACCACCCACTACCTCGACGAGGCCGACGCGCTCGCCGACCGGATCGTGATCATCGACAAGGGCGAGATCGTCGCGAGCGACACCGCCGACAACCTCAAGGCCGCCGTGGCCGGCGACCTGGTCGACCTCGAGGTGGCCACCGAGGAGCAGGTCGCCGTCGCCCGCGACAAGCTCGCCTCGATCAGCGCCGACGTCGAGGTCGACGGCCAGCACGTCCGGGGCCGGGTGGCCCGTGCCGGCAAGGCCGTCCCCGGCCTGCTCCGCGACCTGGAGAGCTCCGGCGTCGGCCTGGAGTCGATCGAGGTCGTGCGGCCCACCCTCGACGACGTCTTCCTCACCCTGACCGGTCGCTCGCTGCGCGACGCCGAGGCCGCCGCCGAGGCGAAGGACCCGGCCGACGTACCCACCGAAGGAGCCCCGGCGTGA
- a CDS encoding FecCD family ABC transporter permease produces MTSRLRLATAVVVGTALVLLSVATATIVGPADLSVGEVLAVVREHLGGPPAELSRLRAAIVWELRLPRSILAAACGAGLAVCGAVLQSLLRNPLADPFVLGISSGASTGAVVVAVLGIGAGALGLTGGAFLGALVSFALVVLLAWAAGSGPDKLILAGVAGTQLFSALTSFIVLTSADPEQTRGVLVWLLGSLGGARWSDALLVSAVVAAGTVVCIVLARSLDAFAFGTDAAGALGIGVGRTRAVLLVTTAAITAVAVAAAGAIGFVGLVLPHAARAVVGPRHRALIPITALAGAVFLVWADTVARVLVAPQELPVGVVTALVGVPAFALVLRRRGRRG; encoded by the coding sequence TTGACCTCCCGGCTCCGGCTGGCGACCGCGGTCGTCGTCGGCACCGCCCTGGTGCTGCTCTCGGTGGCGACGGCGACGATCGTGGGGCCCGCCGACCTGTCGGTGGGCGAGGTGCTCGCCGTCGTGCGCGAGCATCTCGGCGGTCCGCCGGCGGAGCTCTCCCGCCTGCGGGCGGCGATCGTGTGGGAGCTGCGCCTGCCGCGCAGCATCCTCGCGGCGGCCTGCGGCGCGGGGCTGGCGGTGTGCGGCGCGGTGCTGCAGTCCCTGCTGCGCAACCCCCTGGCCGACCCCTTCGTCCTCGGGATCTCTTCGGGCGCCTCGACCGGCGCGGTCGTGGTGGCGGTGCTCGGCATCGGCGCGGGCGCCCTGGGCCTGACCGGGGGCGCCTTCCTCGGCGCGCTGGTGTCCTTCGCGCTCGTCGTGCTGCTCGCCTGGGCGGCCGGCTCCGGACCCGACAAGCTGATCCTGGCCGGTGTCGCCGGCACCCAGCTCTTCTCCGCGCTGACCTCGTTCATCGTGCTGACGTCCGCGGATCCCGAGCAGACCCGCGGCGTCCTGGTCTGGCTGCTCGGCTCCCTCGGCGGGGCGCGCTGGTCCGACGCCCTCCTCGTCAGCGCGGTCGTGGCGGCGGGGACGGTGGTCTGCATCGTGCTGGCCCGCTCCCTCGACGCGTTCGCGTTCGGGACCGACGCCGCCGGCGCCCTCGGCATCGGGGTCGGCCGCACCCGGGCGGTGCTGCTGGTCACAACAGCAGCCATCACGGCGGTCGCGGTCGCCGCGGCCGGCGCGATCGGCTTCGTCGGCCTGGTGCTGCCGCACGCCGCGCGCGCCGTCGTCGGCCCCCGGCACCGCGCCCTGATCCCGATCACTGCCCTGGCCGGCGCCGTCTTCCTGGTCTGGGCCGACACGGTCGCCCGGGTGCTCGTCGCGCCGCAGGAGCTGCCGGTCGGCGTGGTGACCGCGCTGGTCGGCGTACCGGCGTTCGCGCTCGTGCTGCGCCGCCGCGGGAGGCGCGGATGA
- a CDS encoding AAA family ATPase yields MPSGRLVEREASLAQAGAALDRLRAGSGGALCLLGPAGVGKTTLLDSVLAGAGDLRLLRAAAGELETHAPYGVVRQLFGRALADLDPAAIDGLDGIAHGAARAAVDLVLHRGEPVADPSVMLNSLYWLLDGLAADGPLVLAVDDAHWADEASLVFCQHLLSRAGELPVLLVVAARDILPERRSPALAALVAGSGRLDLAPLSVAGVRSCLADLGHAELSDEMAAACADVTGGNPFLVTALADLLGTTDVRSLVPLAVVDTVVQRLTALGTTEQALARAVAVLDSAPLRIAADLADLSPEKAGIAADRLRDAGLFATERLLGFRHALLRGAVTAATGAATRDDLHRRAARALAAEPDGLHPAAGHLLEAEGVGDPWAADLLRTAARAALADGAPQAAVDLLRRAVAEPPPAADLPALLVELGTAELHAGDPASVATLERAGRGVSDPVLRAHCALGLSAAYHVGGFYERSVPILEAALADLGPEHGDLTLLVEAALVAAEISVPGCFEDARTRLAAHGELAGATPGERLLLIHQASVANATLAPIAEAGALARRAIGDGATPEQLASPFAWSLARIHLACSGAYDEAAELCAQGLELAAREGSVPLYAAASVTRGWAHLWAGRLDDSGTDFAEALRHAEVVAGGQLVRLMAAAGLAEALLGQGRLAEAVATIEQIPDEVATDPNNATGIHLLRSRGLVRAATGDHEGALASLRLCSERLIELDMDSPTWCGWRVAAVESLWALGRVDEARELAATELAVAERKAAASMLGQALRTVGEVAADDGIAQLERSVEVLTGSQARLQEARSRVALGAALRRTGRRVEGREQLRIGRELAHRLGAAGLAERATTELALAGGRAGRIETTGVAALTSAERRVVELAATGLRNRDIAQRLFLSTKTVEVHLSRAYRKLGVGRDGLAARLAADA; encoded by the coding sequence GTGCCCAGCGGTCGACTCGTCGAAAGGGAGGCGAGCCTCGCCCAGGCCGGCGCCGCGCTCGACCGGCTGCGCGCCGGGTCAGGGGGCGCGCTCTGCCTGCTCGGGCCCGCGGGCGTCGGGAAGACGACGCTGCTGGACTCGGTCCTGGCCGGGGCCGGTGACCTGCGGCTGCTGCGGGCGGCGGCCGGCGAGCTCGAGACCCATGCGCCGTACGGCGTCGTCCGGCAGCTGTTCGGCCGGGCCCTGGCCGACCTCGACCCGGCCGCGATCGACGGCCTCGACGGCATCGCCCACGGCGCGGCCCGGGCCGCGGTGGACCTGGTGCTGCACCGCGGTGAGCCGGTCGCCGATCCGTCGGTGATGCTCAACAGCCTGTACTGGCTGCTCGACGGGCTCGCCGCCGACGGCCCGCTCGTGCTCGCGGTCGACGACGCGCACTGGGCCGACGAGGCCTCGCTCGTGTTCTGCCAGCATCTGCTGAGCCGGGCGGGCGAGCTGCCGGTGCTGCTCGTCGTCGCGGCCCGCGACATCCTCCCCGAGCGGCGCAGCCCGGCGCTGGCGGCGCTCGTCGCCGGGTCCGGCCGGCTCGACCTGGCGCCGCTCAGCGTGGCCGGCGTGCGGTCCTGCCTCGCCGACCTGGGCCACGCCGAGCTGAGTGACGAGATGGCTGCGGCCTGCGCCGACGTGACCGGCGGCAACCCCTTCCTGGTCACCGCGCTCGCCGACCTGCTCGGTACGACGGACGTCCGGTCGCTGGTTCCGCTGGCCGTCGTGGACACGGTCGTGCAACGGCTCACGGCGCTCGGCACGACCGAGCAAGCGCTCGCCCGCGCGGTCGCCGTCCTCGACTCGGCGCCGCTGCGGATCGCCGCCGACCTCGCGGACCTGTCCCCCGAGAAGGCGGGCATCGCGGCTGACCGGCTGCGGGACGCGGGGCTGTTCGCGACCGAGCGATTGCTCGGGTTCCGGCACGCCTTGCTGCGTGGCGCGGTCACCGCCGCGACCGGCGCCGCCACCCGCGACGACCTGCACCGGCGCGCCGCCCGGGCGCTCGCCGCCGAACCCGACGGACTGCATCCCGCGGCGGGACACCTGCTCGAGGCCGAGGGCGTCGGGGACCCGTGGGCGGCGGACCTGCTGCGCACCGCCGCCCGGGCGGCCCTGGCCGACGGCGCACCCCAGGCGGCGGTCGACCTGCTCCGCCGCGCGGTGGCCGAGCCGCCGCCCGCCGCCGACCTCCCGGCCCTGCTGGTCGAGCTCGGCACCGCGGAGCTGCACGCCGGCGACCCCGCGTCGGTGGCCACCTTGGAGCGCGCGGGCCGCGGCGTGAGCGACCCCGTGCTGCGGGCGCACTGCGCGCTGGGGCTCTCCGCGGCGTACCACGTGGGCGGGTTCTACGAACGATCCGTCCCCATCCTCGAGGCCGCGCTGGCGGACCTCGGACCGGAACACGGCGACCTGACCCTCCTCGTCGAGGCCGCGCTGGTCGCGGCCGAGATCTCCGTGCCCGGCTGCTTCGAGGACGCCCGCACCCGGCTCGCCGCGCACGGCGAGCTCGCCGGCGCCACCCCCGGCGAACGGCTGCTCCTCATCCACCAGGCCTCGGTCGCCAACGCGACCCTCGCGCCGATAGCCGAGGCCGGCGCCCTGGCCCGACGCGCGATCGGCGACGGGGCGACGCCCGAGCAGCTCGCCAGCCCGTTCGCCTGGTCGCTCGCACGGATCCACCTGGCCTGCTCCGGGGCGTACGACGAGGCGGCCGAGCTCTGCGCACAGGGTCTCGAGCTCGCCGCCCGCGAGGGCTCGGTCCCGCTGTATGCCGCCGCCTCCGTGACCCGCGGCTGGGCCCACCTGTGGGCCGGCCGCCTCGACGACAGCGGCACCGACTTCGCCGAGGCGCTGCGCCACGCCGAGGTCGTCGCCGGCGGTCAGCTGGTCCGGCTGATGGCCGCCGCCGGCCTGGCGGAGGCACTGCTCGGGCAGGGCCGGCTCGCCGAGGCGGTCGCCACCATCGAGCAGATTCCCGACGAGGTGGCCACCGACCCCAACAACGCCACGGGGATCCACCTGCTCCGCTCCCGCGGCCTGGTCCGCGCCGCGACCGGCGACCACGAGGGCGCGCTGGCCTCGCTGAGGCTGTGCAGCGAGCGGCTGATCGAGCTCGACATGGACTCGCCCACCTGGTGCGGCTGGCGGGTCGCCGCGGTGGAGAGCCTGTGGGCGCTGGGCAGGGTCGACGAGGCGCGAGAGCTCGCGGCCACCGAGCTGGCCGTCGCGGAGCGCAAGGCAGCGGCGAGCATGCTCGGCCAGGCGCTGCGGACCGTCGGCGAGGTCGCCGCGGACGACGGGATCGCCCAGCTGGAGCGGTCGGTCGAGGTACTCACCGGGTCGCAGGCCCGGCTCCAGGAGGCCCGCTCGCGAGTCGCGCTGGGCGCCGCGCTGCGTCGTACCGGACGGCGGGTCGAGGGCCGCGAGCAGCTCCGGATCGGCCGCGAGCTGGCGCACCGTCTCGGCGCGGCCGGCCTCGCCGAGCGGGCCACCACCGAGCTCGCCCTGGCCGGCGGCCGGGCCGGGCGGATCGAGACGACCGGCGTCGCGGCGCTCACCTCGGCCGAGCGACGGGTCGTCGAGCTGGCCGCCACCGGGCTGCGCAACCGCGACATCGCCCAGCGGCTGTTCCTCAGCACCAAGACCGTCGAGGTGCACCTCTCGCGCGCCTACCGCAAGCTCGGCGTGGGACGCGACGGTCTCGCCGCCCGGCTCGCCGCGGACGCGTAG